Proteins from a single region of Echeneis naucrates chromosome 2, fEcheNa1.1, whole genome shotgun sequence:
- the LOC115057125 gene encoding NACHT, LRR and PYD domains-containing protein 1b allele 3-like, with amino-acid sequence MFQCSLTGLVFVVDQEAELLYSTVQWDESLLQSAGKTAAGPLFNIHCPEDAVCELHLPHCETEDALPSEGLLSVVHITDDGMSFLKPLEITDTHVIVKVSHLSAFGLVWLGEMLQRLLNNKKPICGQLLLFLRPPARDIQILDVFLMPSNLPLSEVAAQQDDAVYIKISSDCKLIVDQRYSVLSDLEDFKIQPESAEFYLNYGPNFFPTFEVFLTPNTETLTLMVKQEEGTEVWKRSIPLPSKGPKRETGQSSLPADDNLQAEERLCAVRAEFIQRVSDTVLNQLLDKLLQRGVISDEEMESARTKSRAEKAKDVIDSVRRKGREASSFLIAALCQLDEWLSRELSLR; translated from the exons atgttccagtgttctttaactggactggtgtttgttgttgatcaggAGGCGGAGCTCCTCTACAGCACTGTCCAGTGGGATGAAAGCCTCCTCCAATCAGCTGGCAAGACGGCTGCTGGGCCGCTATTCAATATCCACTGTCCTGAGGACGCTGTCTGTGAGCTCCACCTCCCACACTGTGAGACAGAAGATG ctctgccctctgaaggtctgctgtctgtcgtccacatcactgatgatggaaTGAGCTTCCTCAAACCTCTGGAGATCACAGACACTCATGTGATTGTCAAagtctctcatctctctgcctttggcCTCGTCTGGTTGGGAGAGATGCTACAGAGGTTATTGAACAACAAGAAACCTATCTGTGGCCAACTTCTGCTGTTCCTCCGACCTCCGGCCAGAGACATTCAAATACTGGATGTGTTTCTCATGCCAAGCAACCTCCCTTTGTCTGAG GTTGCTGCGCAACAAGATGATGCTGTTTACATCAAGATCTCTTCTGATTGTAAACTGATAGTTGACCAAAGGTACAGTGTCCTCTCTGATCTGGAGGACTTTAAAATACAGCCTGAG TCTGCTGAGTTTTACTTAAATTATGGGCCAAATTTCTTTCCAACATTTGAGGTCTTCCTGactccaaacacagagacactgacttTGATGGTCAAACAGGAAGAAGGAACAGAAGTGTGGAAACGCAGCATTCCTCTGCCAAGTAAAG GTCCAAAAAGGGAAACTGGTCAAAGCAGCCTCCCAGCTGACGACAACCTCCAAGCAGAAGAGAGGCTGTGTGCTGTTCGGGCAGAATTCATTCAGAGAGTGTCTGACACTGTTCTCAACCAGCTTCTGGATAAACTACTTCAGCGTGGTGTtatcagtgatgaagaaatggAGTCAGCCAGGACAAAATCCAGAGCGGAAAAAGCCAAAGACGTGATCGACTcagtgagaagaaagggaagagaagccAGCTCATTTCTGATTGCTGCCCTCTGTCAGCTGGATGAATGGCTTTCCAGAGAGCTCTCATTAAGATGA